AGGCGTTTAACGCTCTGCTAAAAACGCTGGAGGAGCCGCCCGCTCATGTGAAATTCATGTTCGCCACCACGGAGCCCGAGAAGGTGCTGCCGACGATTCTCTCCCGCTGCCAGCGATTTGATCTACGGCGGATCCCGACCGCGCTGATTGTCAGACATCTCGCCCTTATTGCGGGGCAGGAAAAAGTGAGCGTCAACGAAGCCGCGTTGCACGCCATCGCCCGGGGCGCCGACGGCGGAATGCGCGACGCGGAATCCACTCTCGACCAGCTCATCAGTTTCTGTGGCGAAGCCATCACGGAAGACGACGTACTGTCAATGTTCGGCCTGGCGGCACAGAACCAGATTCTTGATTTATCCCGGGCGATTCTCGCTGCAGAAGTGGAGGCCGCATTGCGGCATTTGAACGACCTGGCCAACCACGGCAAGGACCTCGCGCGACTGCTGGCGGATTTGCTGGGTCATTTCCGGAATCTTTTGATTTTTCGGGTCTCGCGGGGCGACCTCAAACTGCTCGATGTTTCCGAGACCGAACAGGCGTCGCTGTCCGAGCAGGCGAATGGCGTCACCAGCGACGCATTGACGCGCATCATGGAAGTTTTGACGGATTACGAAATCCGCCTGCGCGACGCGGCGTCGAAGAAAATCCTGGTTGAAGTCGCCCTTCTGAAAGCCATTGAAGCGCGCAATGCCACCAGTCTGGACACGGTTCTTCAGCGGTTGCAACAATTGCGTGGTGATGCTGCGACGACCGCCGTTGACGCGCCGGCTCCAACGCACGCCCCCGTCTCCATTCCCAAAGCTCCCACACCAGCCCGCCCGGCTGACCCGGTCACCGCCCCAGCGGCGTTCGTGACCGGCGCGGTCGCTGCCGCCGGACCGGACCTGGACGAGCTTTGGCGCAACGTGGTGGACGCGGTAGGCCGGGCGAGTCCGTTCGCGCGCAGCTATCTGCTGGAAGCGCATCCGGTCTCCTTCAACAACCGCCTGCTGATAGTCGGGTTCGATCCTGAGTTTGCCGATCATCTCGAACTGGTGGACAGCGCGAAGAACCGGACGCTCGTCCAGACCAAACTCAGTGAATTTGGATTCTCAGATGCGCAGGTA
Above is a genomic segment from Candidatus Angelobacter sp. containing:
- the dnaX gene encoding DNA polymerase III subunit gamma/tau is translated as MSYQVIARKYRPQRFRDVVGQEHVTQTLANAIAQGRTAHAYLFCGPRGTGKTTIARIFAKCLNCTGGPKVDFDDADPRCREIAEGRSLDVIEIDGASNRGIEEIRELRDTVKYAPAASRFKIYIIDEVHMLTKEAFNALLKTLEEPPAHVKFMFATTEPEKVLPTILSRCQRFDLRRIPTALIVRHLALIAGQEKVSVNEAALHAIARGADGGMRDAESTLDQLISFCGEAITEDDVLSMFGLAAQNQILDLSRAILAAEVEAALRHLNDLANHGKDLARLLADLLGHFRNLLIFRVSRGDLKLLDVSETEQASLSEQANGVTSDALTRIMEVLTDYEIRLRDAASKKILVEVALLKAIEARNATSLDTVLQRLQQLRGDAATTAVDAPAPTHAPVSIPKAPTPARPADPVTAPAAFVTGAVAAAGPDLDELWRNVVDAVGRASPFARSYLLEAHPVSFNNRLLIVGFDPEFADHLELVDSAKNRTLVQTKLSEFGFSDAQVKFIKASADRVRPTQPAPAVPPPAPAAPDRPAVSGTSKEKPRPSQDKSRPGPVPFTKDDFKNDPLIQKALEVFKGQIVEVRA